Genomic window (Desulfuromonadaceae bacterium):
GCCGCTTCGAGAAAGGTCCGCTTGCCGATGCGAATCAGTCCCCCCTCGACCCTGGCCTGGACGCCGCCACCGGTGGTGCTCTCGAAATCTGTGATATCCGGGAGTTCGAGCCCCTCGTTCTTCGCCTGGTCGACAACCGCCCGGGCCAGCGGGTGCTCGGACTGCGTTTCAACCGCCGCCGCCAGACGCAGCAAGTCGAAGGTCTCCACGCCGTCCGGCGTTTGCGCATCGACCACCGAGGGCTTCCCCTCGGTGAGGGTGCCGGTCTTGTCGGTGATCAGATGGGTGACTTTTTCGGCGCGCTCGATCGCTTCGGCGTTCTTGATCAGGACGCCGTTTTGGGCCCCCTTGCCGACCCCGACCATGATCGACATCGGAGTGGCCAGTCCCAGGGCACAGGGGCAGGCGATGATCAGCACGGAGACCGCCACAACGATGGCGTAGGACATGGCCGGCGCCGGGCCGAAGACGGCCCAGACGCCGAAAGAAATCAGCGCGGTCAGGACCACCGCTGGGACAAAATAGCCCGCGACCTGGTCGGCCAGTTTCTGGATCGGCGCCCGGCTGCGTTGGGCCTCGGCGACCATCTTGACGATATGCGCCAGCATGGTTTCGTCGCCCACGGCCTCGGCGCGCATGACGAAACTCCCCGTCTGGTTGACCGTGGCACCGATCACCTTGTCGTTCTCGCCCTTCTCCACCGGGATCGGCTCGCCGGTAAGCATCGATTCGTCGATGGTGCTTTTACCGTCGAGAATGACGCCGTCGAGGGGGATTTTTTCGCCGGGACGCACGCGCAGCCGGTCCCCTTTTACAATGGCGTCGATCTCCACCTCCTCTTCTTCGCCATCATCCCTGACCCGATGCGCGGTCTTGGCCGCGAGGCTGAGCAGACTCTGAATCGCTTGACCGGTCTGCCGCCGGGCGCGGGCTTCGAGCCACTGCCCGAGCAGGATGAGGGTGGTGATGACCGCGCCCGCCTCGAAATAGAGCGCGACCTCACCGTGTCTGCGGAACGACGCCGGAAAGAGATCCGGGAACAAAACCGCCATGACACTGTAACCATAAGCCGCACCGACGCCGAGCATGATCAGGGTGAACATGTTCAGGCTGCGGTTGATGATCGACTGCCACCCCCTCGTAAAAAACATCCATCCGGCCCAGAGGATGACGGGGGTCGCCAGTACCAGCTCCAGCCAACCCTGCAACCGCGCTGACAGGATCCCTTCAAAGGAGAGTCCGGGCAGCATGCTGTCGAAAGCGAGGAGCAGGATCGGCAACGTCAGGCCACCGGCGATCAGCGTCTTGCGCTTCAAGCTGCGAATCGCCGCTTCTTCCTCTTCCGCGTTATCGCCGGAGGCACTCATCGGCTCCAGATCCATGCCGCACTTGGGGCAGCTCCCCGGCCCCTGCTGGACAATTTCGGGGTGCATCGGACAGGTATATGCGCGCGACGCATCGGTCGGATCGTCTCCCTTCGGCTGTGGATAGAGATAGGCCTGCGGATCGGCCACGAATTTGTCCAGGCATTTGCTGGAACAGAACAGATACGTTGTCCCCTCGTGGGGATGGGAACCGGCGTTCTTCTCCTTACTGACGGTCATGCCGCAGACCGGGTCTTTGGCAGGATCCCTTACATAGGCTGCGGGATCCGTGGTGAACTTGTCGCGGCATTTTTCCGAGCAGAAGGTGTAGGTTTCTCCCTGCCACTGCGTTGTTCCACCCTTGGCGTCGGCAGTGACCTGCATACCGCATACGGGATCTTGCATGATTTTTATCCTTTCCTGCTGAAAAGAAGGGAACTGTTCAGCTCGTCTGTGGCGTGGCTTCAGCCGCAAACAATCGCGCCTGAAGGCGACTTCTACGGCGTTATTCCGGTATGATTTTAGTCGGAATCCAGCTTGTTCAGAGTTGAAAGGCATGGATCGACGACAAAACCACTCGGGGATGATGACCCCTGGACTATAGCTGAATAGTTACCGATTTTTTGTAACAAAGGCAAATTTTTTCAGAATGATTCGCCCTGAACTGTTCTGTCTGCCACCGAACAAGCCGTTTTCCGCATCCGGCACTCCGTGAACGGTCTCATCTGGCGAACCCGGAACAGCGTCTGTTGAAGTTTCTCGGCCCGGCGGGGTTGCGATCCCTGCTGTAGAATATTCAACAGCTACTCCAGACTATTCCCCATCAGGATTTCTAAGATCTCCCACCAATTATACAAAATATATCAAAAACAGCACGTTACGACTCTTTGTTGAATTGGCACTCTAATTGTAATTCGACTCACGCACAGGTTGAATTTGCCCGCAACCTGCTCACATCTGCCCGTCCTGAGCATGACACTAAAAGGCTCAACGAATCATCGACATGGCATTATTCAATGCTGTGATAATTGGCTGGACATTATAGGGCGCCACGTCTTGATCCCCGTGGTGCCTTAATCATTAAAGGGAGAGGTGTATCTATGCGAAAAAACGTTTTAATTGTCAGTTTGTCCGTTCTGGTGGCAAT
Coding sequences:
- a CDS encoding heavy metal translocating P-type ATPase, translated to MQVTADAKGGTTQWQGETYTFCSEKCRDKFTTDPAAYVRDPAKDPVCGMTVSKEKNAGSHPHEGTTYLFCSSKCLDKFVADPQAYLYPQPKGDDPTDASRAYTCPMHPEIVQQGPGSCPKCGMDLEPMSASGDNAEEEEAAIRSLKRKTLIAGGLTLPILLLAFDSMLPGLSFEGILSARLQGWLELVLATPVILWAGWMFFTRGWQSIINRSLNMFTLIMLGVGAAYGYSVMAVLFPDLFPASFRRHGEVALYFEAGAVITTLILLGQWLEARARRQTGQAIQSLLSLAAKTAHRVRDDGEEEEVEIDAIVKGDRLRVRPGEKIPLDGVILDGKSTIDESMLTGEPIPVEKGENDKVIGATVNQTGSFVMRAEAVGDETMLAHIVKMVAEAQRSRAPIQKLADQVAGYFVPAVVLTALISFGVWAVFGPAPAMSYAIVVAVSVLIIACPCALGLATPMSIMVGVGKGAQNGVLIKNAEAIERAEKVTHLITDKTGTLTEGKPSVVDAQTPDGVETFDLLRLAAAVETQSEHPLARAVVDQAKNEGLELPDITDFESTTGGGVQARVEGGLIRIGKRTFLEAAKIDIPDSLSQTAERLQGEAKTVIWAGRDNQLLGLIAIADPIKATSKEAIASLHEMGITVVMCTGDNLRTARAVAKELGIDAVHAEVSPEDKQRIVNELKAKGHRVAMAGDGINDAPALAAADVGIAMGTGTDVAIESASLTLVKGDLRGIVSGLRLSRAVMRNIRQNLFFAFIYNGVGIPIAAGVLYPFFG